ttttgttttcacctaAAACTTTAAATGCACTGCAGCAACTTTAACATGCAACAACAGAACAGTTCCAAGACTGCAAGAGATTATAAACCAGACATCTTATTCCAGAGTTTcttccacaaaatattttttcttaaagtggGTCTAACATGCACTCCTCAAtctttaattggaaaaaaagaacagaaagtaACGTTTAAGCAGAACCACCACTTTCTCAGTAAAATGGAGTTGAAAAGCTGATGTAATCAAACgccaataaaaccaaaacaaaacagatctgcagtgaagtcaaacaaaaattaaacattactgGTAAAAATTAACACTGCAGATGGACAAAAGTCCAAACCCAAATACAACATGAGTGTTTCTAATGGCAGACATGGAGACCAGGAGTTCAACACTGACGGTTTTCCCAATGGTTGCCTTTCTACGGTGCATTCAGGTACAACTGGCAACATAACTAGTCAGTCTATTTTCTAAAATCCTGCAAAAAAGCTGATAAAAATCAAGTCATTTTAAGAGTATTTCTAAtttcttagtttattttgaacattattGGAACAtgagacagtaaaaaaaaaaaatagataaatagaaTAAGGTAAACCAGgagttttcaaagtatgaaagggtgagccccctccaaggagcacaatgcctgctgcccCCCCAAACTGTGACATGAGCTCCATGTCACAgttcagttgtaaaaactccaccttcagcccctctctggccaaaaccagtgatggcatagttactttgaaaaagtaactataatcggactactgattactccttgaaaaagtaacttagttatattactgactacttgacttgcaagtaactaagttacattaaaagtaactttttagttactttcagcagctgctaacaacaacgctccgcctcctgtgaaaattacattgatctttgccaatacttaattgtcagctattttataatggtaacatcaacaatgtgtctccactgataaggttgaactgaagaggagattgtagaaaaaacagtacaaaaaaataaaaaaaaacatgagtaatttgtgtggtccactgttgtctggaaaactctaagaaggattttaaagccccccaacccccagcctccagattctgcgttacggccctgcgtttggtgtcagcgcagcgcacagagctcctcctgcagctccacagctcagatggctgcacagatttgtgacacttacagtAATgttaattataatggcgttaagttgccattataactattgccaactacggacacgtttattcgtggctgttttaaCGTtcattgcgctgttcatattagtctcgatgtttgcagttttctggagcgcaacgcgaagctcgacgtcaatcagaggtaatacattaacttgacattaacaaagacacagtgggacggatcatccgggaaatgatgaacaaggagagactgactaaaactaccttaatgacggacaaattctgggatttattatgagtctctgcttatttccaaacccaaatgagtaacttcacgttcaaaaacgagcccaaaaaggcacaaccagcaactcgttacattttcaagcgactttaaaaaaatgaagcccaaagccgcttgtaataatcggacttgacgacagaaactgaaaatagttccagtttttccacaaacaaaatgcgcatctccctccattgtttacatttctgtcacatagagacgtcggtcactcgacaagacgagtagagaaAAtgcgattaaataacaaaagaagatagtaacgcagtaacgcaaaaatgattttgataagtaactgcagtctgactactggatttgaaatagcaacgcgttagattactcgttacagaaaaaagtggtccgacgtcagtaacgttactgacatcactggccaaaacatcctctaaggagggaaacatttccactgatccccgctccacacgcgcaccccacagtaccaactttttcctaaatccacagagttgatcgtgtgcgtaaaagacgtttctctcacatcagtagacagcaagcagatagcttttccggtttattttttccctcgcaccgcgcctcccctaaagtgctctggcgccccccaggggaggcgcgcctcacactttgaaaaccgccgagGTAAACAATCGACAGAGATTTCAACTGAAATCCCTctccaaaaactcaaaatctctttatttttaaccattttgtTTCAAcgttgagtaaaaaaaaaattatttttaggtgGTAAcgataaaagtaacaaaaagaaCTATTTATTCCCTCTTTTTTAGGTAACATTCGGGGTTCCTCAGGGATCCAGTATTGgaccttatttattttttgtagtctTTTAGGCCCAAGAAACAAAAGCACCCATAATAaccctgtcgcaataagcaattaatcaattaatggCATGTTAGGAAATAAATAGTtcgataatttccattctgaagATTAATTTTTGTTCAATccgttttatttctgttttcagttgtgtgcggcttttatttctgttttgtatatTCATGTTGGATacttaaaatatcaaacttaTTGATATGGTATTTGAGAATGGTTTTGAaataacattattgtttatcgcaataatttctggggcAGTTGATCATGACAGGGCCAGTCGTACCATTCTTAAGGTTTATAATgtataataataacagaaaGTTGTAGAATAAACAGAGTTCAGCCTCTCTCATACCGACTTCTCCAGGTGGAAAagtcaaaagataaaaatgttactgCTGCTACTTCAGAGTCCTGATAAGGTTGCTTTGAATATCTTATCACTAAACTTCCCTCTAACGGCTTGAAGCCAGGATACCAGCGAGAGCAAGAAAAATGTGCGTTACGCTACTGGAGCTGCACTGTTGACCAAAACTTCTCCATTTTCATCTCAGCTGGCATTGACAGGTGACCGGCTGGTTGGGAAATCTAAAATCAGACCTTATTTCCAAACAGTAAACACACCATGTCTCAATTCTGTGTATTTTCAGAGCAGATCAGGTGAGGAAACGTTACGTCAGGTGAAGCACTGGAGCTGTAAGAAACTACTCAATCATCTTAGACATGTCTGGTTAATTCAGGCTGTAAGGATGCAAAACAGAGCAGATAACATGAaggttggggaaaaaaaataaaaaatctgtctacattttaaagtgcgcaaaagaaaagagatgtgattattgattatttcagTTTGGTTATAAATGCTTCTATTCACAAAATctgaaggaatttttttttccattttatgacAAACTTTGGACTGTTTTCAAGAAagtattgttttataaacactGTTAAATTTTCAATGCATCTGAAAGgtaactaattattttatttataaatcagcAGGTTGCAGATTTACAAAATTGTTAATTGGAAATATTCCACAAACATCTCTAACTCTGATACGAACGCAATTAGCAATTTttcataatgaaataaaaatataccaCAACACCAAACACTACCTTGACAATAGTCCAGCCTGAAAACGATTAGGATTTTACACTGAAACCAGAATGCTGTCTGAGCGCCCCCTGCCGTCTGACATCACGCATTACCTCTTTAATAtgtataaaatagaaaagaaagcaaaaactgaagcCCAAAACAGATGCTGTGAACACCAAggcttcttttattttgtttgtttttaatctggaGCTGTCTCTTTAGTTATTTCTCCtcataattatttactttaaatgaaaataaggaAAATCAGAAACAGCACTGCCCTCTTTTAAACCATAAAGCAGCACAAGGAAATGATCAAATCCGCTTTCACCTGATAAAAACAAGCAATCGGAAGCAGAAAAACGGCAAATATTAGGTTTAAGAGGTGAAAAAGTACAGAATAAAACCGGTTTCAGAGCTGGCGCCTTGCTACAGTTGCATTCATTAGTCGGTTAGCTTTCATCCTGTAACCCACAGCAAAGACAACACTCTCAAACCAGCTGCAGCTACGAATATTTCTAAGACTGCGTCGCGTTTTCCAAAGCAAACAGGCTCCAATAAAAAATACTCTGTggttttttatttgatagagaGAAGCAGTCTGCTAACTAGCATCGCTGCTAGCTAGCTGACCAGCGCTCGTAATTAGCCACCGGTTAGccggaaaaaatgaaaaacagctaaaaactATGAATAATATCGCCTCGTGATGCTCAGCTAAAcatctgtatatttttatgaGCGGCTAAAGGTGGACACAGCTTCAGGGGTAGTGACAAGGACCGGGAACGTGTATAACTAAGCCCCGCTGGTTAGCCCAGCAACACGCCAGCGGTGATTATTCATGTTCCGGGGCACAGCATCTTCCTGCACATTCAGTTGTCCTCCGGGTCCAGCACAAAAGCACAAGACTGCGAGCTGGCAGCGAGCAGCTCACGGTGAAACTACAACCAGACACCGGCTATCTGCTCGCCTACGGACCGAGTCCCTGGCTGTAGGGAGGGAATTCGGTCCTACGGGTACAGGAAAAGAGCAGCGAAGTGGGACGAGTTTAGCGTAGAAAGAGCTCTCATACTCACCTCGGTTTCTACCGAAGCCATGGTGCCTGGACGTTGGCTCCGCCCACTACCGATTACGTCACGTTTATTGATTTGCAATCAGCGACACCACACCTTAGATTAGACAGTAATGATGTCTTCCGTTTGTCAGAAATAAATAGTAACTAGTTACCTTTACTCAGGtatatttacttgagtaatgaagtatttttactacgctgtactttttatttttagttgaataATTTCATtgtgaagtatttctactctacTTGagttaattttagaaatgttctacccactgaatgaaaaacaaacatgttttgaccaaaaattcaccagtcGCAAACACACATCTGCAGATTTTGTTGAAGTTCcataagttattttattgagagaaactgatttggaaacattatttttgtctgattttgctatttttagttacttatttgaattattgtcattttgatccttaaaataccaaaatttctaCTTACATATTTTGGTCTGTCCGACcatgtaacttttaaatattaaatgattgataatttgagtaatttattTGATGGctacgttttacttttacttgaataaaaatatgttgaagtagtgctactctttcTTGAGTATACATTTTTGTCTGCTATGCCTCTGAACATCAGATAGAGGAAAACATAAACTGCAAATTATgatattttaaatgctaaaatgtaatgttttggaGTGTCAAAACTTAGTAGCAACAGCCAtcaaaaggtttatttatttagttttggaCATATGGGAATTAGTAGACGCCAatggaaaacagtaaaacttgaaactaagaacaaataaaatttgttaaaaataaagcgTATGAAACTAATGTTCAAAGTTGATATTGGGATACATCCGTTGACAATATTCAGGTGTTTATTGTattaattttgattcatttgacTGTTCAAACGCTACAGTCGACAGAAGAACATAGCTTGTCTATaaacaagaggtctcacttTAACATAAATTGTAgatgtttctgtatttcattCGACTGTGTTGAAAAGATTGTTGCTCAGCCAATGAAGTTGCTCGTAGTatgcagaaattttactcaagtaagagcagcgACACCTCATAATAATATTAGTAAAAGGGGTAAAACTACTCttgaaagttatttttcaaataattacccaagaaaatgtaactgagtaaatacAGTTAGTTACTGTTCACCTCTGCTCATTTTATTATCTAGAAATATTGTAGGAGGAATCTTGTTTATAATTGTAAATATACATATGCTTATATATCAAGATCAACATTTCATTCCAGATGGTGGCGCTAATGCACCAGAACGTTCCTTGCTAACCGCCAttaccagagaagaagaagaagttgtaAAGGAACACCCGCCATGCAGGAGCGCTTCAGTTGAGTTTTCACGTTTAAACCGCctctctgtttgctgttttacatgcagtcagctgcagaaacatcctCTGGACGTTAAACAAAATCTCAGTTTAACTGAATTTAGCGGCGGGAATCTCGCTAAAAGCCACCATGACCCAACAAGCCGCGGCTCTTCAGACCTACAACAACGAGCTTGTGAAGTGTAAGTCgctgcttttacattttaaccGCCTAAATCgaagttttctgcttttaaaggGGGTTGTCATGTTGTTTCGGTTCAAAATCTGCTCCCCGTAAAACAGCGTAACagtaaaatgatcagtttttacAGGGCGTACTTTTATAAAATGACTCTTTAACGCTCTGTAAATGATGttagttgtaaaaacaaagatttaaatttgGTGTAGAACTCAACCTAAATCTGTTAACCTTAAAAACAGCGCAGTGAAATCTGATTAACGCTCACACATCGGGATATAAAGTTATAACCAGCTTCTCTGCACTGCACGTTGATGTAGATGTAAGCATTAATTTAGCTGTAGCTGTAATTTTGAATCACTTTTCTGACCCATCCATCCTCATCTGTGTGAAGGAACAGTAGAAAAGCCAGGATGAAATCCTCCTTGCCTCACATAATCTGTTTAAGGTCTTGCGGTCTCTGAGGACGGTTCGTCTGAGATTATCTTTAGGCTGAAGTTTTAAATATAGctcttttttcatgttaaagGTTGTGGTCAACAAAACGTATGTCATCAAAACGTAAAaggaagttttaattttatttgcagtaATGATAAAACCATAAATCTTTGGCGACAACCTAGAGTTGCACCGATCAATTGGCCAGAGATCGGAATcggccaatttttttttcttgatcagCTCTCATTGGTATGATGGAGaattattattacaactttttctTATATTGTTAGGATTTTATCCTTGTTATTAAGACTCTTTTGCTTGTATTGTGACAAGTTGCTGTCATAcagctgtaattttttttaatttttcgtATTatcacttttttctcataatattcAGACTTTTTGTcgtacaactttattctcgttttatcttgattttattctggaattgttgcaacttttttctcacatttttacgactttattctggtattcGTTTGAGTTACTgtcatacaaaatgtttttctcttattattatgatattattttttttcttgcttgctttatgactttattctggtaatatgaGTTTGTTCTCATATtatcaaacctttttttcttgtatcaatacaactttattttcatataattttGTCTTAAACAAATATGCTAGCAACAAACCTTTACAACACCTCCTCTCATTGAAGTATCCTAGCAGGTAATTTTTCGACGGTTCTTTTAAGAATGACCTTCTCTTCTGTCTCGTCAGGTATCGAGGACCTGTGCTCGAAGCGGGACGAGCTGAACCGCCAGATCCGACAGGAGGAAGACGAGAAGGAGAAACTCCAGCACGACATCCGGCTTCTGTCCGAGAAGCTAAGCCGGATCAACGAGAGCATGGCGCAAAGACTGACCACCAGGGCCAGCCTGGACCGCACCATCGCAGAGACGGAGGCTGCATACGCCAAGGTATTCATTTTAGCTTAGCATCATGACGCAAAGGTATCCATCTTAGCTTAGCATCATGACGCAAAGGTATCCATCTTAGCTTAGCATCATGACGCAAAGGTATCCATCTTAGCTTAGCATCATGACGCAAAGGTATCCATCTTAGCTTAGCATCATGACGCAAAGTATCCATCTTAGCTTAGCATCATGACGCAAAGGTATTCAtcttagctttacatcatgacGCCAAGGTATTCATGTTAGCTTAGCATCATGGTGCCAACGTATTCATGTTAGCTTAGCATCATGACGCCAAGGTATTCATGTTAGCTTAGCATCATTGAGGGTCTTATTGCAGGTAGTTGTTATAAACAGTACAGGAGAGTTGTTGTTTCAAAAACTGCAGGGCTACTGATATCACAATACAAGAATTTAATGTCAGTTGACATCAATACTTGTCgattttgataattattgattagttttttgttttaaatttctggaATATTACCAAACTGCTGGCTGCTTTGGCCAGTTTCCTCCCCAACCcgttattttgataaattttttgttttgttgcttttaagcAGTTTTGAGGTGCAGTGAGGAAACTTAAAACTGCTTCTGCATCAGCTACTTAGCAGgtcgttgctaggcaaccaaagttGGGGGTGTGTGCGTAGGGGGGCTTGAAACCGCTTCTTACCCAgaaggttgttgctaggcaaccagagAGTGAGCGAGTCAGTTGATTCCAACTGAATCATCAGATGTGTTATCTATTGATATTAATTACATGCCTGTTGCAAtatcaggttttttattttaattccaaaattgtgttgttgttttttttgtcaaagttttgtgtacatttgtagTGGAAACATGACCAAACCAATACCAGTGgggaaaataagtttttttccccttttatgAAAACTTTCTATCAGGAAAAACCTCAACCAGAGTTTCCACAACCTTATAAAGCCTTAAATTAATTCTTATCCGACTTGTTATTGCTGAACTCCCTCTGTCCTCTGGCTAattactgaaaacagaaactcctGAACTGGTCTGACTGGGAAAACATCAGGAAGCCATGACGCTCTGGTTAATGATCTCCTTCTAGCATAAACAGGAAGCGCAATAGATATTTAAGGTTAGACACTGAGTTTTATCGCCCTGTGGCAGCAGATGATGAATGCCACTGAACTCCTGGTGcgttaaaggaagaaaagatgGCCGAATTTAGTCTAAAAAGTTCCCTTttcttaaaaagctttttaaataaatgccaaaacagtaaatataaaaagaatatATGCAGTAAATGAACTTAGTAATTGAGGAAAGTATCATAAATTAAGTATAAGTctgaattatttctttcttccactaaactttctaCTAATATGCTTAAACCTTTTTTGACAATGAAGCTGACTGCACAAAGTTTAAATTCTAATTCTCTATGGTATATATATTTAAGtacattaaaatctaaataaacattCTATTAACGCTTTTTCTTCCGCTAAACTTTCCTTTTAATCACCCAGACACATGGTGCAGGGTTCAAAATAGGTACTacaacagacagaaaatgtattttcaaaataattagaaaagtaTAATAATTCAAATATGAATCAAAATTACCCTTTAATCCTtacagttttccttccacttaactttccatttaCATGCTTGGATGTAGAACTCTGCAGCTTCTTTAGCAGCGATctcttttaacagaaacataaattgagttttcttcatgtttttctaccaaaaatcccttaaatgaacagaaacattgTAATGATGTgaggaaatgttctgtttttatttaatctgcgTTTGTTGGTTTTCCTCTGCAGATCCTGGAGAGTTCCCAGTCTCTACTGAGTGTcctgaaacaggaagcaggGAACCTCAACAAATCCCCAGAGCAGTGGAAAAAGTAGCACCAAGAAAAACTCTGCGCTCTGCTGGACCCTGATTTTGCACTTTTAAACCCATTTTCTtgtgttcattttaataatatatttttttctccttttaaagcaataaatgtttgatttttagttGTTCATCTTCAGTCTCTCATTCACAACACAtcttttagttcatttgtttatttattcagcttttattATACAAGTATGacatctttttgttgttttttcagcttACATGGAGAGttacagacaggaagtgaataaAGGATGAACCAGGAAGTGAATAAAGGATGAACCAGGAAGTGAATAAAGGATGAACCAGGAAGTGAGCGTTTGGTTTCAGACGGAGAGCAGGAAGAGGTGGATGGATCATCAACATGAGCCACGCCTCCACAGcagtcaaaattttaaaaaatcatgaCACTTGAACTTTCACACCTTTACAAACTGGATTTTAGGAAAAGTGAGAACACTTCCGCTAAGGCGCTAATAGAAAAGCAAATTTTTGGTTTAGCATCTCTATGCTAACCTCTAGCGCTCTTAGCTCCTTCTAATATTTATTCAGGTAAATTCTAAAGTGCTGCTTTGTAAACTCAGTTGAATAAAATTAGACATTACAGTCCTGAACACACTTGAGCTAATTTTGGGGTTTTGCTAACCTCTTATCTTCCCTTAATTAATATTCGTGCAGATGAATTCCAAAGTGCTAATTTCCTTGGACGTTTTGTAAACTTTTGCTTGAATAAAGCTTGACATCTGCAGTGCCGGAGACACTTGAGCTAATctgctaatagcagagctaactTTGTTTTCTGGTTTAAGCGTTTTTAGTTTCTCCTAAATAAATTTTGTCTGGATGAATCCTAAAGTGCTAAtgttgtaaactttcagttgaataaagtctGACATCTGGACACACTTGAGCTAACATGCTATTAGCAGAGGctattgttcttgttttttttttttttgctaactttgaaaacgtttAGCACACCTAGCTTCCCCTAGGAACCAACACATCCAACACCAACACACAACCAACACATGTTGGTTGCACATCTCGTGCAACCAACACGTTTGGTAACAACATGCTGAATTCAGTTCTTTAGCATTACAtacagttttgttgtttacattagcattagcagaattAATCTTTGTTATTGGTGCTTTACTTTTagtgcaaataatttattttgacatgaGTAAGCTGAATTTATTGCAAATGCACACCACGCTTCTGAATACACTAGGATTCAGCCCACTTGACTccgatacccctaaataaaatccaccacCAATT
The sequence above is a segment of the Gambusia affinis linkage group LG17, SWU_Gaff_1.0, whole genome shotgun sequence genome. Coding sequences within it:
- the ssna1 gene encoding Sjoegren syndrome nuclear autoantigen 1 yields the protein MTQQAAALQTYNNELVKCIEDLCSKRDELNRQIRQEEDEKEKLQHDIRLLSEKLSRINESMAQRLTTRASLDRTIAETEAAYAKILESSQSLLSVLKQEAGNLNKSPEQWKK